In one Lolium rigidum isolate FL_2022 chromosome 3, APGP_CSIRO_Lrig_0.1, whole genome shotgun sequence genomic region, the following are encoded:
- the LOC124696789 gene encoding uncharacterized protein LOC124696789 yields MQALARTARGLWPPTAAVAGSGQVQPSRGIMVQVRDGNLERALQVMERKMRSSGIERLIKRRTEHHVKNSEKRVLAHKALMARVRSQELGKKLREILIKKIRGQ; encoded by the exons ATGCAGGCACTGGCACGGACGGCGCGGGGGCTCTGGCCGCCGACGGCAGCGGTGGCGGGGAGCGGACAGGTGCAGCCGTCGCGGGGCATCATGGTACAGGTGAGGGACGGCAACCTGGAGCGCGCGCTCCAGGTGATGGAGCGGAAGATGCGGTCGAGCGGCATCGAGAGGCTCATCAAACGCCGGACGGAGCACCACGTCAAGAACTCGGAGAAGCGCGTGCTCGCCCACAAGGCGCTCATGGCGCGCGTCCGTTCCCAGGAGCTCGGCAAGAAGCTCCGCGAGATCCTCATCAAGAAGATCAG GGGACAGTGA